Proteins encoded in a region of the Tripterygium wilfordii isolate XIE 37 chromosome 21, ASM1340144v1, whole genome shotgun sequence genome:
- the LOC119988676 gene encoding probable terpene synthase 6, protein MAATTQSTEAPRRLANFSPAVWGHDDFASFASNQDSEYGSYTKRVEELKVQVKDMLSSTNEIVEKVELIDLLGRLGISYHFESEIEDQLMQNLDIVKTKLVDDDNDYGLYAVALLFRVFRQHGYKISCDVFDKFKGDDGKLKMSLASDVEGMLSLYEASHLSMHGEDVLDEALGFSKTSLHSAVTQLNPHFANQVAHALQQPYQKGIPRIESRQYINFYEEDESRNEILLKLAKIDFNRVQLLHQQELSHVSRWYKDLQIASKFPYARDRIAEIYMWTVGSNFEPHYGRVRIFLTKSVTMISILDDTYDAYGTIEELRLLTDAIERWDIGAIDQLPDYMKVLYKMILNLYDEFKNELKNEGRSSCVAYARDALREMVKAYHVEAEWCNKSYVPTFDEYMENALITSCYHAIPAACFLGMGEIAGIKEFEWLKSIPKMVRASEMIGRLMDDIMSHKEEQKRGHVASSVECFMKQYGVSEEEVVEDFQNRVANAWKDINEECMRPTAVSLHLLMPILNLTRIIDVVYKNDDGYSNPVNLKEHVKSLFIEQIPMQD, encoded by the exons ATGGCAGCAACCACCCAATCCACGGAGGCTCCACGGCGGTTGGCCAACTTCTCCCCTGCCGTTTGGGGTCACGATGactttgcttcttttgcttctaaTCAAGATTCG GAGTACGGATCGTACACAAAGAGAGTGGAGGAGTTGAAAGTACAAGTGAAAGATATGTTGTCTTCTACAAATGAGattgtggagaaagttgagctgATTGACTTGTTGGGTCGTCTTGGTATTTCGTATCACTTTGAAAGTGAAATTGAAGACCAGCTTATGCAAAATCTCGACATAGTCAAAACTAAACTCGTGGATGACGACAATGACTACGGCCTATACGCCGTTGCACTTCTGTTCCGCGTCTTCAGACAACATGGTTACAAAATTTCTTGTG ATGTGTTTGACAAATTTAAGGGAGATGATGGAAAGTTGAAAATGAGTCTAGCTAGTGATGTAGAGGGGATGCTAAGCTTGTACGAAGCTTCTCACTTGAGCATGCATGGAGAGGATGTTTTGGATGAAGCACTTGGTTTTTCAAAAACTTCTCTTCATTCCGCGGTGACCCAATTGAACCCACACTTTGCAAACCAAGTTGCCCATGCATTGCAACAACCTTATCAAAAGGGCATTCCAAGAATCGAGTCAAGGCAATACATCAATTTCTATGAAGAGGACGAGTCTCGGAATGAAATTCTGCTCAAATTAGCGAAAATCGATTTTAATCGAGTACAATTGTTGCACCAACAAGAGCTAAGTCATGTCTCAAG GTGGTATAAAGACTTGCAGATTGCTTCAAAATTTCCTTATGCAAGAGACAGAATTGCTGAAATCTATATGTGGACTGTTGGGTCTAACTTTGAACCACATTATGGACGTGTCCGAATCTTTCTTACTAAAAGTGTGACAATGATATCAATTTTAGACGACACATACGATGCTTACGGTACAATTGAAGAACTTCGACTCTTGACTGATGCAATAGAGAG GTGGGACATTGGTGCCATTGATCAATTACCAGATTACATGAAAGTTCTTTACAAGATGATTCTAAATCTCTACGATGAATTCAAGAACGAATTGAAAAACGAAGGAAGATCTTCCTGTGTTGCTTATGCTAGAGACGCG TTAAGAGAAATGGTGAAAGCCTACCACGTTGAAGCTGAGTGGTGCAACAAAAGTTATGTACCAACATTCGATGAGTACATGGAGAATGCATTGATCACAAGCTGTTATCATGCAATTCCAGCTGCATGTTTTCTAGGCATGGGAGAAATTGCAGGGATAAAAGAATTTGAATGGCTCAAAAGCATCCCGAAAATGGTTAGGGCTTCCGAGATGATCGGTCGTCTTATGGACGACATAATGTCACATAAG GAGGAACAAAAGAGGGGGCATGTTGCCTCAAGCGTTGAGTGCTTTATGAAGCAATATGGTGTGTCAGAAGAAGAGGTGGTTGAAGATTTCCAAAACAGGGTTGCGAATGCATGGAAGGATATTAATGAAGAGTGTATGAGACCAACTGCTGTGTCTCTTCATCTTCTGATGCCAATTCTGAACCTAACACGCATCATCGATGTTGTCTACAAGAACGACGATGGGTATTCAAATCCAGTCAATTTGAAGGAGCATGTCAAGTCTTTGTTCATTGAACAAATACCAATGCAAGATtaa
- the LOC119987933 gene encoding probable E3 ubiquitin-protein ligase XERICO encodes MLSHLISITSKLKWALTFTLHRSFFWSSGLDYHVAYSVEVLDQARNSTQLVAPADCAICLCKIDNIEGGEEISEPRCGHVFHRVCMDRWLAFRHSTCPLCRDFLLPVTTVTEFGTEVLVLEFCSLSSSTSDRDNWWLR; translated from the coding sequence ATGCTGAGCCACTTAATTTCTATCACTAGTAAATTGAAATGGGCTTTGACTTTCACACTCCATCGCTCTTTCTTTTGGTCATCTGGACTTGATTATCATGTGGCATACTCTGTCGAAGTACTTGACCAGGCAAGAAATAGTACTCAACTAGTAGCGCCTGCAGATTGTGCTATTTGTCTTTGCAAGATTGATAATattgaaggaggagaggagATAAGTGAACCGAGATGTGGCCATGTATTTCATAGAGTTTGCATGGACAGGTGGCTCGCGTTTAGGCACTCAACGTGTCCACTCTGCCGTGACTTTCTTCTTCCTGTTACAACAGTCACTGAGTTTGGAACTGAAGTGTTAGTGTTGGAGTTTTGTTCACTTAGTAGTAGCACCAGCGACCGTGACAATTGGTGGCTCCGTTGA